Proteins from a single region of Desulfonatronum thiodismutans:
- a CDS encoding amidohydrolase family protein — protein sequence MDRRAFLKIAAVGALAGGVQGISGPFSALAAGSDSSSDEAVRYMVADSHFHYVDFLQKTEGMDALLRAMGDAGVEHTMISGMPLVKKWDAAEPEEPRYYLDDNGRTYWYSATDFIVARRVMELPDQARSRFHPFICGFNATDKHAVLHVERMLEEYPGLWQGIGEVFGHRDDLTNLTYGETARANHPALDPVYDLAAQKNLPVNLHNNATSRNRLDRPIYVYEVQEALSRHPRTVIIWAHAGLSRMLDLDQPAYTGLLREMLTKHDNLYIDLSWLIFENYVLDPGSPGQVRPYWLTLISDFSDRFMIGSDNIGHFATYNQNITKYYLLLDALSPEKAGKVALTNFLSLLPG from the coding sequence ATGGATCGCAGAGCATTTTTGAAGATCGCCGCCGTCGGAGCGTTGGCCGGAGGCGTTCAGGGCATTTCGGGGCCATTTTCAGCTCTGGCCGCCGGATCTGATTCAAGTTCGGATGAAGCCGTCAGGTACATGGTGGCGGACAGCCATTTCCATTACGTGGATTTTCTGCAGAAGACCGAAGGCATGGACGCCTTGTTACGGGCCATGGGAGACGCGGGCGTCGAGCACACCATGATCTCCGGGATGCCCCTGGTCAAAAAATGGGACGCCGCCGAGCCGGAAGAGCCCCGGTATTACCTGGACGACAACGGCCGGACCTACTGGTACTCAGCCACGGATTTCATCGTGGCTCGGCGCGTCATGGAACTGCCCGACCAGGCTCGTTCCCGGTTTCATCCCTTCATCTGCGGGTTCAACGCCACGGACAAGCATGCCGTGCTCCACGTGGAGCGGATGCTGGAGGAATATCCCGGGCTGTGGCAGGGCATCGGCGAGGTTTTCGGCCACCGGGACGACCTGACCAATCTGACCTACGGGGAGACGGCCCGGGCCAACCATCCGGCCCTGGACCCGGTCTACGACCTGGCGGCCCAGAAAAATCTGCCCGTGAACCTGCACAACAACGCCACCTCCCGCAACCGGCTGGACCGCCCCATCTACGTTTACGAAGTGCAGGAGGCTTTGTCCCGACACCCCAGGACCGTGATCATCTGGGCCCACGCCGGGCTGTCGCGGATGCTGGACCTGGACCAGCCCGCCTATACGGGACTGTTGCGGGAAATGCTCACGAAGCACGACAACCTGTACATCGACCTGTCCTGGCTGATCTTCGAGAATTACGTCCTCGACCCCGGCAGCCCCGGGCAGGTCCGCCCTTACTGGCTGACGCTGATCTCGGACTTTTCCGACCGTTTCATGATCGGCTCGGACAACATCGGCCACTTCGCGACGTACAACCAAAACATCACCAAATACTACCTACTACTGGACGCCTTGAGCCCGGAAAAGGCCGGGAAGGTGGCCTTGACCAATTTCTTGAGCCTGCTTCCGGGATAG
- a CDS encoding Orn/Lys/Arg family decarboxylase, whose translation MDRRKFMKVTGTGALALVAEPALARFDQPSGIGTGTGACSLPLTCQPDPLAARTVTGQLAKRALIVDDELRDETVYGEAVRMLAAELQRRDVLVSLAQRADDAVARIRFDSAIDCVLVDWELQGGHEGAALVVDAVRERNPDLPIFLLSDHASPAGVPTEILARVDGFIWMLEDTTHFIGGRVLSAIVRYRSGLLPPMFKALTQFSKGHEYSWHTPGHTGGTAFLKTPAGRAFFDFFGESLLRSDLSISVGELGSLLDHSGPIGEGEKNAARVFGAHRTYYVTNGSSTSNRVILMASVTRDQVALCDRNCHKSVEHAMTMSGAIPTYLIPSRNGLGIIGPIPSQRLTPEAIRRAIQDNPMVTGQVDPTPVHAVITNSTYDGLCYNVARIEELLGASLDRLHFDEAWYGYARFHPLYRDRFAMHGDPAAHDPNKPTVFATQSTHKLLAALSQASMIHVRDGRKKIEHQRFNEAFMMHASTSPLYPLIASIDVSAGMMDGQGGLALTSESIHEAVEFRQMMSRLHAEYAARGDWFFSTWQPETVRPPVARQAVAFHEAPLDFLTGDPSPWVLRPGEDWHGFGDIEDGYCMLDPIKVSVLTPGATAAGGVGQAGIPACVVSAFLGAQGIVVEKTTDFTILILFSMGITKGKWGTLVNALYDFKRHYDANTPLPRVLPELMAEHGDRYFGMSLKDLGNAIFRAMHDLGTTEAMARAFSTLPRAAMSPVRAYEHLVRGDVETVPLDAMAGRVVATGVVPYPPGIPLLMPGEEAGRADGPILGYLKALEAFDRLFPGFAHETHGVEVEDGVGRVVCLKG comes from the coding sequence ATGGATCGCCGCAAGTTTATGAAGGTTACCGGGACCGGGGCCCTGGCCCTGGTCGCGGAACCGGCCTTGGCCAGGTTTGACCAGCCCTCGGGTATAGGCACGGGCACGGGTGCGTGCAGCCTGCCCCTGACCTGTCAACCCGACCCCCTGGCCGCGCGGACCGTGACCGGGCAACTGGCCAAGCGCGCCCTGATCGTGGACGATGAACTCCGGGATGAAACCGTTTACGGGGAGGCTGTCCGCATGTTGGCGGCCGAGTTGCAACGCCGGGACGTCCTGGTGTCCCTGGCCCAGCGGGCCGACGACGCCGTGGCCCGGATCCGGTTCGACTCGGCCATTGATTGCGTCCTGGTGGATTGGGAGCTGCAGGGCGGCCACGAGGGGGCCGCCCTGGTGGTGGACGCCGTCCGCGAACGGAACCCGGATCTGCCCATATTTCTGCTGTCGGACCACGCCTCGCCCGCCGGGGTGCCGACGGAAATCCTGGCCCGCGTCGACGGATTCATCTGGATGCTGGAGGACACCACGCACTTCATCGGCGGGCGGGTTCTCTCGGCCATTGTCCGCTATCGCTCGGGCCTGCTGCCGCCCATGTTCAAGGCCCTGACCCAGTTTTCCAAGGGTCATGAATACTCCTGGCACACGCCGGGCCACACCGGGGGCACGGCCTTTCTGAAGACACCGGCCGGCCGGGCGTTTTTCGACTTTTTCGGGGAAAGCCTGCTCCGCTCGGACCTGTCCATTTCCGTGGGGGAGTTGGGTTCCCTGCTGGACCATTCCGGGCCCATCGGCGAGGGCGAAAAGAACGCGGCCCGGGTCTTCGGCGCGCACCGCACCTACTACGTCACCAACGGCTCCTCCACCTCCAATCGGGTCATCCTGATGGCCAGCGTGACCCGGGACCAGGTGGCCCTGTGCGACCGCAACTGCCACAAGTCCGTGGAACACGCCATGACCATGTCCGGCGCCATTCCCACCTATCTGATTCCCTCGCGCAACGGCCTGGGCATCATCGGCCCGATTCCTTCCCAGCGCCTGACCCCTGAGGCGATTCGGCGGGCTATTCAGGACAACCCCATGGTCACGGGCCAGGTTGATCCCACTCCCGTGCATGCGGTGATCACCAATTCCACCTACGACGGCCTGTGCTACAACGTGGCCCGGATTGAGGAGCTGCTGGGGGCCAGCCTGGACCGGCTGCATTTTGACGAGGCCTGGTACGGCTATGCCCGCTTCCATCCCCTGTACCGCGACCGCTTCGCCATGCACGGGGATCCCGCGGCCCACGATCCGAACAAGCCCACGGTTTTCGCCACCCAGTCCACCCACAAGCTGCTGGCCGCCCTGTCCCAGGCCTCCATGATCCACGTCCGCGACGGACGCAAAAAGATCGAACATCAGCGCTTCAACGAGGCCTTCATGATGCACGCCTCCACCTCGCCGCTGTATCCGCTGATCGCTTCCATCGACGTGTCCGCGGGCATGATGGACGGCCAGGGCGGCCTGGCCCTGACGTCGGAGTCCATTCATGAAGCCGTGGAATTTCGCCAAATGATGTCCCGCCTGCATGCCGAGTACGCGGCCAGGGGGGACTGGTTCTTCAGCACCTGGCAACCGGAAACCGTCCGGCCGCCGGTCGCCCGCCAGGCCGTTGCCTTCCACGAAGCCCCCCTGGACTTCCTGACCGGGGATCCGTCCCCCTGGGTTCTCCGCCCCGGTGAAGACTGGCACGGATTCGGCGACATCGAGGACGGCTACTGCATGCTCGACCCGATCAAGGTCTCCGTGCTCACCCCGGGCGCTACGGCGGCGGGGGGCGTGGGCCAGGCCGGAATACCGGCCTGCGTGGTTTCGGCCTTCCTGGGAGCCCAGGGCATCGTGGTGGAAAAGACCACGGACTTCACGATCCTGATCCTGTTTTCCATGGGCATCACCAAGGGCAAATGGGGAACCCTGGTCAACGCGCTGTACGACTTCAAACGCCACTACGACGCCAACACTCCGCTGCCCCGTGTGCTGCCGGAACTGATGGCGGAGCACGGGGACCGCTATTTCGGCATGAGCCTCAAAGACCTGGGCAACGCCATTTTCAGGGCCATGCACGACCTGGGAACCACCGAGGCCATGGCCCGGGCCTTTTCCACCCTGCCCCGCGCCGCGATGAGCCCGGTGCGGGCCTACGAGCACCTGGTCCGCGGCGACGTGGAGACCGTGCCCCTGGACGCCATGGCCGGGAGGGTCGTGGCCACCGGAGTGGTGCCGTATCCGCCGGGCATTCCACTGCTCATGCCCGGCGAAGAGGCCGGCCGGGCCGACGGGCCGATCCTGGGCTACCTCAAGGCCCTGGAAGCTTTTGACCGCCTGTTTCCCGGCTTTGCCCACGAGACGCACGGCGTTGAAGTGGAAGACGGAGTGGGTCGGGTGGTGTGTTTGAAGGGCTGA
- a CDS encoding metallophosphoesterase family protein yields MRLYLFSRQGAAWLLVLSVLLLFSCSGSGDGGDSQVLWFSDIHFDPFADPDIVADLTEADHADWGRIFTQSAIHGVYPSTGRETNYRLLRESLRDMRKHVPGPDLILFTGDFLAHYFNENYAALTGDAGQAGQIFSRAYGPGELSPQRMDQLWADVRNNPGIRNHYATAYAAFRTPVEISDQNSPYYWNAIGILDGASYRRAFQEHRSAPVAATSLMHGTGQPSPWIAGSWSALGPFQGVCGLVRGRDAGFL; encoded by the coding sequence ATGCGACTGTATCTCTTTTCCCGGCAGGGGGCGGCCTGGCTGTTGGTTCTTTCGGTCCTGCTGCTGTTTTCCTGCAGCGGGTCCGGGGACGGTGGCGACAGTCAGGTCTTATGGTTCTCGGACATCCACTTCGATCCCTTCGCCGACCCGGATATCGTCGCCGATCTCACCGAAGCGGACCATGCGGACTGGGGCCGGATTTTCACGCAATCCGCGATCCACGGGGTCTATCCGTCCACGGGCCGGGAGACCAACTACCGGCTGCTGCGCGAGTCCCTGCGGGACATGCGCAAGCATGTCCCGGGGCCGGACCTCATTCTGTTCACCGGGGACTTCCTGGCCCACTACTTCAACGAGAACTACGCCGCCCTGACCGGGGACGCCGGGCAGGCCGGGCAGATCTTCAGCCGCGCGTACGGCCCTGGCGAACTCAGCCCGCAACGCATGGATCAGCTCTGGGCCGACGTGCGAAACAATCCTGGAATTCGCAACCACTACGCCACGGCCTATGCGGCCTTCCGAACGCCCGTCGAGATCTCGGACCAGAATTCTCCCTACTACTGGAACGCCATCGGCATCCTGGACGGCGCTTCCTACCGCCGGGCGTTTCAGGAACACCGAAGCGCCCCCGTGGCCGCGACGTCTCTGATGCATGGAACTGGCCAACCCTCGCCCTGGATCGCCGGTTCATGGTCCGCGCTCGGGCCTTTCCAAGGTGTATGTGGACTGGTCAGAGGCCGAGACGCGGGTTTTCTCTGA
- a CDS encoding PIN domain-containing protein, which produces MLEVVHPYLAHASKRGALVDGNLLTVLLVGMLGRGEVEKFKRTREYTSEDAVGIDNLLSKFAWVCTTPHVLAEVANILDWVKGDNRNKVLDFLSIFVQNISEHHQPAKDLVETKVYFQLGLSDAGLVNLSASENLVLITADLHLYQYASGLGVQAINFHNLREAWLI; this is translated from the coding sequence ATGCTTGAGGTAGTTCATCCATATCTGGCCCATGCGTCAAAGCGTGGAGCGCTGGTTGACGGCAACCTATTAACAGTGCTGCTAGTCGGTATGCTTGGCCGGGGCGAAGTTGAGAAATTTAAAAGGACACGGGAATACACATCCGAAGATGCGGTTGGCATTGATAATCTTCTAAGCAAGTTTGCTTGGGTGTGTACCACGCCTCATGTCCTTGCCGAAGTTGCCAACATCCTGGATTGGGTAAAAGGCGACAACAGAAACAAAGTTTTGGATTTCCTCTCGATTTTTGTTCAGAACATTTCAGAGCACCATCAGCCTGCTAAGGACTTGGTGGAAACGAAGGTCTACTTTCAGTTAGGGCTAAGTGACGCAGGGTTGGTTAATCTCTCGGCGTCGGAGAATTTGGTCCTTATAACAGCCGACTTACATCTCTATCAATACGCTTCAGGTTTAGGTGTACAGGCAATCAACTTTCACAATCTGAGAGAAGCGTGGCTGATATGA
- a CDS encoding ASCH domain-containing protein, with protein MTTDPTRLALSIRQPWVELILLGRKSIEVRSWTTKHRGPLWLHAGMARERKLFQRIHLDEKQLAFGALVGRCELTDCMAFAPATWEQWRGRHHNPGPLTGTLYAWLLENPARIPPIPMRGKLGLMRVQPELCGCPA; from the coding sequence ATGACCACGGACCCAACCCGGCTCGCTCTGAGCATTCGCCAGCCTTGGGTTGAGCTGATCCTTCTGGGCCGCAAGAGCATTGAGGTCCGTTCGTGGACGACCAAGCACCGGGGGCCGCTGTGGCTGCATGCCGGGATGGCGCGGGAAAGAAAGCTCTTTCAGCGGATTCACCTGGACGAGAAGCAGTTGGCCTTTGGTGCGCTCGTGGGCCGTTGTGAACTGACGGACTGCATGGCATTCGCTCCCGCGACCTGGGAACAATGGCGCGGCCGCCATCACAATCCCGGCCCCCTCACCGGAACGCTGTATGCCTGGCTTCTGGAGAATCCGGCCCGAATCCCCCCGATACCCATGAGAGGCAAACTTGGACTGATGCGTGTTCAACCTGAACTGTGCGGGTGTCCGGCATGA
- a CDS encoding type II toxin-antitoxin system RelE family toxin — MTWKILYHHDVEEDLESVGTAMARRIVRAIDQKLTQSPLEFGVPLSAGLADFRKLRVGDCRVVYQVRGHEVVVFVLAVGPRRDKEIYKAALRRKVGRSDIFRASGLEKLKKRSRSARTV, encoded by the coding sequence ATGACCTGGAAGATCCTGTATCACCACGATGTCGAGGAGGATTTGGAAAGCGTGGGCACGGCCATGGCTCGGCGCATTGTCCGGGCCATCGACCAGAAATTGACCCAATCTCCCCTGGAATTCGGCGTTCCTCTGTCCGCTGGCCTGGCTGATTTTCGCAAGCTGCGGGTTGGTGATTGTCGGGTCGTGTATCAGGTGCGGGGGCATGAGGTGGTTGTTTTTGTCCTGGCCGTTGGTCCAAGAAGAGACAAGGAGATTTACAAGGCCGCACTGCGAAGAAAGGTTGGCCGGAGCGACATATTCCGGGCGTCCGGGCTGGAGAAACTCAAGAAACGATCGCGATCAGCTCGGACGGTGTAA
- a CDS encoding helix-turn-helix domain-containing protein, translating to MDNLLREYDSARFAADADPEAGALADWLARRFSDIDCSLQKAAQELGINTTYLSRMVARQWRMPFRQLVNTLRLAYFIQLVLREQNDKAPLEGLGRKAGWANRSTFYGAVKYHTGLTPSELIAIVS from the coding sequence ATGGACAACCTGCTGCGGGAATATGATTCGGCCCGATTTGCCGCCGACGCTGACCCGGAAGCCGGAGCCCTGGCTGACTGGCTGGCCAGACGTTTTTCGGACATCGATTGTTCCCTGCAAAAGGCCGCCCAGGAGCTGGGCATCAACACAACCTACCTGTCCAGGATGGTTGCCCGGCAATGGCGCATGCCGTTCAGACAACTGGTGAACACGTTGCGCCTGGCTTACTTTATCCAACTGGTTTTACGGGAACAGAACGACAAGGCCCCCCTGGAGGGCCTTGGCCGGAAAGCTGGCTGGGCCAACCGGTCCACCTTCTACGGAGCGGTGAAATACCATACCGGGCTTACACCGTCCGAGCTGATCGCGATCGTTTCTTGA
- a CDS encoding response regulator gives MEEIRKNFPSLPVVMFTGVADLNTAVACMKMGAVDYLVKPVEPEELCASTLEHLPAKKGQSGLPTAL, from the coding sequence TTGGAAGAAATACGGAAGAACTTTCCCAGCCTGCCGGTGGTGATGTTCACCGGCGTAGCTGACCTGAATACCGCGGTGGCGTGCATGAAGATGGGCGCCGTGGATTACCTGGTCAAACCGGTTGAGCCGGAAGAACTGTGCGCCTCGACCCTGGAGCATCTCCCCGCGAAAAAGGGGCAGTCCGGGCTGCCCACGGCCCTTTGA
- a CDS encoding type II toxin-antitoxin system Phd/YefM family antitoxin, protein MRAQDFISATTLSKKTSFTLEALERGEAEELIILKNNEPRAVLLSMAAYESMREEIEDLRLASLAMARLESFDRDKAVPHDRMMEKFAP, encoded by the coding sequence ATGCGTGCCCAAGATTTTATTTCCGCCACAACGCTTTCCAAAAAGACATCCTTTACCCTGGAAGCCCTGGAACGCGGCGAGGCTGAAGAGTTGATCATCCTCAAGAACAACGAACCCAGAGCCGTCCTGCTCTCCATGGCGGCCTACGAATCCATGCGGGAAGAGATCGAGGATCTGCGTCTGGCCTCGCTGGCCATGGCCAGGCTGGAATCCTTTGACCGGGACAAAGCCGTCCCGCATGATCGAATGATGGAGAAATTCGCTCCATGA
- the codB gene encoding cytosine permease: MKDTKPRHVDADYSLERVPFTARKGFWSMFVIMLGFTFFSASMSVGAKIGNGLDLHDFLLAVVIGGAILGAYTGTLAYIGSTTGLSLDLLAQRSFGSLGSYLPSALISFTQIGWFGVGVAMFAIPSAQLLNISPFTLLILAGTLMTGSAYFGIKGLEVISFISVPLITILGVYSMVTATVEGGGLVGIFARSAGDLTVFAGVGMVIGSFVSGGTATPNFIRFAKNNKIAVITTVIAFFIGNTLMFAFGAVGGAFTGQDDIFYVMIAQGLAIPAILVLGANIWTTNDNALYTSGLGLSNITKIRKRPMVLIAGVIGTASSMWLYFNFIGWLSFLNATLPPVGAIIALDFFLHRDKYRNEQFSQRTVDWGAIIGVVAAALVGNFVTVGIAALNGMIVAVACYIAADKLIYAKKA, encoded by the coding sequence ATGAAAGACACCAAGCCACGCCACGTGGACGCGGATTATTCCCTGGAGAGAGTTCCATTCACGGCACGCAAGGGATTCTGGTCCATGTTCGTGATCATGCTCGGGTTTACCTTTTTCTCGGCGAGCATGAGTGTCGGCGCGAAAATCGGGAACGGACTGGATCTCCATGATTTCCTGCTGGCGGTCGTCATCGGGGGGGCAATACTTGGGGCGTACACCGGAACGCTGGCCTATATCGGCAGCACCACCGGGTTGAGCCTTGATCTTCTTGCCCAACGATCATTCGGTTCTCTTGGGTCGTACCTGCCTTCGGCGCTGATAAGTTTCACTCAGATAGGCTGGTTCGGGGTCGGCGTGGCCATGTTCGCCATCCCCTCGGCGCAGCTATTGAATATCAGCCCGTTCACACTTTTGATTCTTGCCGGGACGTTGATGACGGGATCGGCGTACTTTGGAATCAAAGGGCTTGAGGTGATCAGTTTTATTTCCGTACCGCTGATCACGATTCTGGGTGTGTACTCCATGGTAACGGCCACCGTGGAAGGGGGGGGCCTTGTCGGGATCTTTGCCCGCTCCGCCGGGGACCTGACGGTATTTGCCGGCGTGGGCATGGTCATCGGTTCCTTTGTCAGTGGCGGCACTGCCACGCCAAACTTCATCCGCTTTGCCAAAAACAACAAGATCGCCGTCATCACCACTGTGATAGCCTTCTTCATCGGAAATACCCTGATGTTCGCCTTCGGTGCAGTGGGAGGGGCTTTTACCGGTCAGGACGACATTTTCTACGTGATGATCGCCCAGGGGCTTGCCATACCTGCCATTCTGGTCCTTGGCGCCAACATCTGGACCACCAACGACAACGCCCTGTACACATCCGGCCTCGGACTCTCCAACATCACAAAGATACGCAAACGCCCCATGGTTTTGATCGCCGGCGTGATCGGCACGGCGAGCTCGATGTGGCTCTACTTCAACTTCATCGGCTGGTTGAGCTTTCTGAACGCCACCCTCCCGCCGGTGGGCGCGATCATCGCCCTGGATTTCTTCCTGCACCGGGATAAATACAGGAACGAGCAGTTCTCTCAGCGGACCGTGGACTGGGGAGCGATCATCGGCGTTGTGGCGGCCGCCCTGGTGGGTAACTTCGTCACCGTGGGCATTGCCGCCCTGAACGGGATGATCGTGGCGGTGGCCTGTTACATCGCGGCGGACAAGCTGATCTATGCAAAGAAGGCGTGA